The following is a genomic window from Bufo gargarizans isolate SCDJY-AF-19 chromosome 10, ASM1485885v1, whole genome shotgun sequence.
ctcactattctgctggtgcagtcactgtgtacatacattacttatcctgtactgatcctgagttacatcctgtattatactccagagctgcactcgctattctgctcgtgcagtcactgtgtacatacattacttatcctgcacagatcctgagttacatcctgtattatactccagagctgcactcactattctgctggtgcagtcactgtgtacatacattacttatcctgcatagatcctgagttacatcctgtattatactccagagctgcactcgctattcggttggtggagtcactgtgtacatacattacttatcctgtactgatcctgagttacatcctgtattatactccagagctgcactcgctattctgctggtggggggactgtgtacatacattacttatcctgtactgatcctgagttacatcctgtattatactccagagctgcactcactattctgctggtgcagtcactgtgtacatacattacttatcctgtactgatcctgagttacatcctgtattatactccagagctgcactcactattctgctggtgcagtcactgtgtacacacattacttatcctgtactgatcctgagttacatcctgtattatactccagagctgcactcactattctgctggtgcagtctctGTGTACATACGTTATCGGAACACTCCACCAATGACTGCAGCAGGTAAGGGAGCACGGTCTGGCTTGCTGTCTGATTGATCTGCGCTAATTACAGGCTGGTTGCATTCCTGTGTGAACGGGCCCTTACAGACGTGCTTATTCCACCGCTGTCCTCACAGAATAGGACGAAGCTAGAAATGTAAAGAAGGATTCTTATTCCAATAGTCCAGCGTCCTACCGCCTGCTGGATGATGGGAGCAGTGGTCTCTCAGTAAATCTATTCATTATAATTATCAGGCCTACACGTCCAGACTGCTGCTCGCGGTCCTTACTGTTCTCTTCCTGAACTTTGTTCCATTATCTTTTGGATGTCTCTGTAGCACAACCACCATTCTCTGGTCTGTCCTGCCTTCTTGCATCGCTTTCTAAATGGTGGTTACTTCCAGAACTAGAATTCTATTCCTTCTTCAGTCCTCCCTCCATTCAGGGTCAGTCCTGATGACTTCTCCTCTGCTTTCCTCCCTGCTCCGGTCACCCCTGGTGTGGGTTGTATAGATAAGGATTACTCTTCCCATCGGACATGGTTATGGCTTCTCACTGAGACTATTAGATGGGGAATCATCTCCCTGAAGAGTCGAGGGTCACTGCTCTCATCAGTTCCCCAGCGTTTTTGCGCCTGTGGTAACTGGGACATGTGTCGGGTGTGCACTGACAGTTACGGAGAGTCACCTTTGGACACATCTCCTGCTGAGACCGGTGGCCTCACATCTACAGCTCTTACTCTGAATATCTCATGGCCCGAGTGCTCGGCGCCTCTTtcttctcccctctccccccgaTTTACCAGAAAGAGACCTTATTCCAGTCTCTTACTGGACATCCAGCGTGTATCTCTAGGGTTGGACTCCTGCCTACACCACCAACATGTCTCTCTCTAAGCTTTTTGATCTTGGTGTGACCCTTGCTAATTGATTCAAGCCTTTTGACCTAACGCTGTGTCCCTTCTACTTGCTGGCCAATTCATGCAGGTGCACCTCCAGACTTCTGATGAACACCCATAATCCTCTACCCACTACCCGCGGCCTCTGAGGGGAGGCAGAGCGCCCTGATAGAAAAGGCAGACGGCTGTTACTTAAATGGAGGCTAATGTTCTGCCCGCGACAGGGAGGTCCTCGGATCACACGTAGACATGAACAGTCCACGTGATGTTGTGATGAGCTCTACCATAGGTGGTGATATTCATGCTCATGACATTGTAAACAGTTATGTAAGATGAGATGCTGCCATGTCTGCTGACACGGCCGATGCTCCCTCAGAAGTGCTGGTTCTGTTTCCATGACACGAGCTGCAGGCTGACGTCAGTAATACCTCTGAAGTGTGGCCAGAAAACAAAGAGATGACATGCAGACAGAGGATGACATGAATGACGTGAGAAAACAAGGAGTCCCCACATGGACTTGTGCTGATGACCTCCATCCAGGAGATCCTGGAAGCCGTTCATGTCAGGGCCAGACATTCTCTTATGGGGCAGCATGCACATAGAAGATGAACGAATGACTGACGAATGTCGGCCCCCGCGCTGCTGAACGGCTTCATGGATTGTCGGAGAAAGTGAATTGTTTAATAGTAATGTGAACGCCTCCCGTCCATCCCCAAATAATCACCGTGGACCCTGCAAAGATAAACTGGTGTCCTGTAATATCTCCAGCCTGTATTGGTCACTAATTATCTAGTCAAATGGTACCCTGGTATATTAATACCACTAATATTCCATGGGTGGAGGTAGAGAGCGGGGTGAAATCATCAAAGCCCCAGTGTTAGATGCAGAAGACATCTCATAAAACTGAGATAAACCCAAAGAGCGACCACTAGCCATGGCATACCACCCTTTATACTCCGGCTCAGATTGTCACACAGTGATGCATTCTGGTCTGTTCCCGCTCTACATATTCACCCAATCCATAAAGATTCTTCACTAATAAAGACCTAAGATGCTGTCGATGAGGGACGCTCTGACATGCTAGAAGGGACGCTTCCTACAGAACTACAGCTCTAATAACGACTTGTGTTTAGCACTTTGATGAACTTCCCTTCCGAGTTTCGTCTTTTGTATCTATGGAGCAACAGTTTCATCAAATCTAGAAGATTGGAGCTGAACTCAGAGCTCCCTCAGTTAACGTGTGATCAGATCGATGGTCCAGGAATCTCCCGTGCagtatttcattattattttccaaaCAGCAAAGAATGTGAATCCTTGCTACTCAGTGAAACAAGGGTTAACCACCCCAATACTTGGGAAGACCCTCTACTGGCACATCTCACACGTCCCACCTCACACATACTCAGGCTGTGTGGTCCGGGACCATCAATGGGTTAATGCCCTATGCATTTGCGTTAAGACGTTTAACTTGATTCTCTAAAAGGAACGGAGGACGACGATCAAATAGACATTCCTCGAAGTGGTTTCCTACCTGCTCTGTTCACGTCTAACATTTCTTCTTGTGCGAGCGGGCAAGTGTCGCTCTGAGTGCTGTGATGTGGAGAATTTACAACAGATTTACAATAATTGGGGGAGCCCAGTTGGGGAGGGCGTGGGAtatgcttcttttttttctttggtaGCTTCTGCTTAGCCATAGCTAAGGAATAATACATTCCGAAATTGTTCACAATGACAGGTACTGGCATAGCAATAGTCAGCACCCCAGCAAGAGCGCACAGGGCTCCCACCAGCATGCCAGACCACGTCTGAGGATACATGTCGCCGTAGCCGAGCGTGGTCATGGTGACAACAGCCCACCAGAAGCCGATAGGGATATTTTTGAAATGTGTATGTTCACTGGCACTGGGATCGTTGGGATTAGCACCTATTCTCTCAGCATAATAGATCATTGTGGCAAAAATTAAAACTCCCAATGCCAAAAATATGATGAGCAGCAGGAATTCATTTGTGCTGGCACGAAGAGTATGCCCAAGAACCCTTAGACCAACAAAGTGCCTTGTCAGCTTGAAAATCCGAAGAATTCGCACAAATCGGACAACTCGTAAGAAGCCCAAGACATCCTTAGCAGCTTTGGAAGACAGGCCACTAAGTCCAACCTCCAGATAGAAAGGAAGAATGGCCACAAAGTCAATGATGTTTAAAGTGTTTTTGACAAATTCCACCTTGTTCGGGCAGAAGGTAATCCTCATCAGGAACTCAAATGTAAACCAGACCACGCAGACTccttcaatgtaagtcaggaagaCTTCTGTCTCTGATGCCAAGTAAAAGCGCTGATGCGTTTCGTTCCCAATGATTTCCGTTTCAGTTTTGTTCACAATGGGGTTAAATCGTTCATGAGTCTCCAGGCAGAAGGTGGTGATGGAAACCAGAATAAAGAAGAGGGAGGCAAATGCCACGTACTGTCAAAACAAAAAGCAGAAGGATGTGAGCATAAAATATCACATATTCCGGCATAATCACACTTCTCACACACACAACGTCCTGTATTCCAGAAGGTAACCTCTGCCTAGTGACCCCAGACATCCGTCCAATTCACCTACCCTCCAGGTTCAAGgcctctgaggctactttcacatccacGCTGGTTATTTAGGttcttctgctccattataggaaGTGGCGGCACATACGAAGCCGGACAGACCCCATTGATTCTAATGGCATCCGTTAGAATTTGTTAAATAGTGGAGAGAAAACCTCCTCCTGAAGAGAAACCTGTGATGGAGCTCCCgacgcagatgtgaaagcagcctaacttgTGTTTTCCATGAACCAGTTAAGTAGTATGGAATACATCTGGACTTGGTCTCACCTCGTATACTGATTCATATGGAATGACAAGCTTGGTTTTTGTTTGGCCGTTTGCCTGTGACATTGTTCTATGTGGGTCTTCTCACAGTGACCCAATGTAAGAGACTAGCCCCTCAGCAGTTCTTTGGTACCAAGTGAAAGCGGATTGTGAGGAACGCTATCTCAGTTCTTTAGGTTTTGTGTCTGGCCATATATCTAGCACTGACTCTAGTCTCAATACATATTTGGATCATTGGTCTATGCTGCAGCCCGCACCCTACATCTGCCATAGTCTGTGCATTCTGTCACGTGCGCATCACTACATTATTTGCGGCCATCGAGCACAATCATCAGAACATTGCAGACTCCTCCACATTTCATTAATTCAGTAAAAGCCAAACGTATAGATATAAAAAACACCCATAATTATCATAAACTGAAGTCTCCTTTCATCTTGAGTATTCATTTCTTGCTACGTGATGTTCAGTTAGAGGAAAAAATCTGGACATTACTGTCATCAACCTTATATCCTGCTAGGATCATGAGCAGCAACCGTGGTCAACCATCTGTCATAGAGCAGGCCTGGTTTTCAGCATCTACCTGCCCATGACAGATGGGAAAGTTTAGGCCATAGGGTTTGACTGATCTGCAAACATTTCCAATTAGGAGGGGAAAGCACCAAGTTGTTCTCCTGGGCTGGATTTACTTGTGCTCATTGCATGGATGGAAGGATGAAGCCAGTCAGGAGCACAGCTGCCATGGGACCATTGCGGAGCCATCTTATGCCACCCACACAGTTGCAGCATTTTTCCTCATCACACAAGGACACAGGATACTTCCAGATAGAGTCTAAGCCTCACTCATTGATATGCTCCCCGTCCTCATAGCAAGTGATGGAATTACATCCAGCAGCACATGTCCTGCCTCCTAGAAGCCGTGACAATCTACAAACATGAACCAAATCACCCGACTTTCAAAAATACTTTTTGTGAAATCTACAATCTGATTTGTAAGATCAAGACGCCGGTGCAGAATGG
Proteins encoded in this region:
- the KCNC1 gene encoding potassium voltage-gated channel subfamily C member 1; amino-acid sequence: MGQGDDTDRIVINVGGTRHQTYRSTLRTLPGTRLAWLADPDAHGHFDYDPQVDEFFFDRHPGVFAHILNYYRTGKLHCPADVCGPLYEEELAFWGIDETDVEPCCWMTYRQHRDAEEALDSFGGGPVDLGGDDSADGEDELELGGRLSDYPEGQSGGGGGGPWRRWRPRVWALFEDPYSSRSARYVAFASLFFILVSITTFCLETHERFNPIVNKTETEIIGNETHQRFYLASETEVFLTYIEGVCVVWFTFEFLMRITFCPNKVEFVKNTLNIIDFVAILPFYLEVGLSGLSSKAAKDVLGFLRVVRFVRILRIFKLTRHFVGLRVLGHTLRASTNEFLLLIIFLALGVLIFATMIYYAERIGANPNDPSASEHTHFKNIPIGFWWAVVTMTTLGYGDMYPQTWSGMLVGALCALAGVLTIAMPVPVIVNNFGMYYSLAMAKQKLPKKKKKHIPRPPQLGSPNYCKSVVNSPHHSTQSDTCPLAQEEMLDVNRADSKLNGEVAKAALANEDCPHIDQTITPDEGLSFTQSSTREKGRPYFLLSPEEFPSPPDGGVRKGMFLQRASCHC